In Gadus macrocephalus chromosome 4, ASM3116895v1, the following proteins share a genomic window:
- the LOC132456650 gene encoding uncharacterized protein LOC132456650 codes for MVANCNGLIYDKLWTSIQVLMLFVGLAANLPLAWLFIKESKNLSPAKVVGVNLLVMQLLHIVVAPVGIAIRVFYVAQKNDTLINENVTSVNPRWTKAVEEGAYNLLMTGCPMLLAVMCLERYAAVARPLVYLRARKWGYKIAISAAVWTVTLIFVMTTGEDVYVFKGLQKIAMPVSVLVCVLFAVMLYCLVGLAWSLGQQGPAHSSALPQKRRALKNVLLVIVPAVFAYLPVFFLAPLLTSSRVDRVWCNMVEVLLACPSIGVFIGPMFYCAKFKQVLCGRGGGACGSG; via the exons ATGGTAGCAAACTGTAATGGCCTCATCTACGACAAACTTTGGACCTCCATTCAGGTCCTGATGCTGTTCGTGGGACTAGCGGCTAACCTGCCGTTAGCTTGGCTCTTCATTAAGGAGAGCAAAAATCTGTCTCCCGCTAAG GTTGTAGGTGTGAACCTTCTGGTGATGCAGCTCCTCCACATCGTTGTGGCGCCCGTGGGCATCGCcattcgcgttttttacgtggcGCAGAAGAACGACACGCTGATAAACG AAAATGTCACTTCTGTGAACCCGCGGTGGACAAAGGCCGTGGAGGAGGGGGCGTACAACCTGTTGATGACGGGCTGCCCCATGCTGCTGGCCGTCATGTGCTTGGAGCGCTATGCGGCCGTGGCCCGGCCCCTGGTGTACCTGAGGGCCCGCAAGTGGGGGTACAAGATCGCGATCTCGGCCGCTGTCTGGACCGTCACGCTCATCTTCGTCATGACGACAGGTGAGGATGTTTACG TCTTTAAGGGGTTACAAAAAATTGCCATGCCCGTGTCCGTGCTCGTGTGCGTCCTCTTCGCGGTCATGCTCTACTGCCTGGTGGGTCTGGCCTGGTCGCTGGGGCAACAGGGCCCCGCCCACTCCAGCGCCCTGCCGCAGAAGAGGCGGGCCCTGAAGAACGTCCTGCTGGTCATCGTGCCGGCCGTCTTCGCCTACCTGCCCGTCTTCTTCCTGGCACCCTTGTTGACGTCCAGCAGGGTAGACCGTGTCTGGTGCAACATGGTGGAGGTGCTCCTCGCCTGCCCGTCCATCGGCGTCTTCATCGGGCCCATGTTCTACTGTGCCAAGTTCAAACAGGTGCTCtgcgggcgggggggtggggcttgCGGGTCCGGTTAG